The DNA region GCGAAGCGGCATCTAAAGATCCTTCTAACTTCGATCCTCGCCACTTTATGAAGCCTTCTATCAAGTACATGAAAGAAGTTTGCTTGGATCGTTATCAACAGTTCTGGACTGCCGGTAATGCCAGCAAGATCAAACAAGAAACCTTGGATGTTTATGCCGTTAAATATGGCAAAGGTGAATTAAACGCAACCACCAAACAAGTAGCTGCTGTTTAATTTTTCTTGAGTATTTGCTCTTCGTTTGTTCCTAACTGTTCACTGATATTATGGATGGGGGATGAATCTTCGGGTTCATCCCTTTTGTTTAATGTTATGACGCTTTGCGCTAGGGAATAGGCTTTTGGTACATATATAGATAGTTAATTCAATTAATACTGAGACACTCTAAGAGTGTCTACAACAACGGTATATGTAGGGGCGAAAAATTTTTCGCCCCTACATAAATGTCTCACTGTTATTTGAATTGACTATAGCTTTGAGGATTCAACACGGTCTCTCATAACGCAAGCAAAGCGCTGTAGGTTGTAGGAACGAACAACGGTTTGCCCCTAAAGGTTGCGTACTTAAACCTTGAAATTGTCGGTAATGCGACTCATGGCTTCCTCCACATTTTCCCGACTGTTGAATGCCGAGATACGGAAGTAACCTTCTCCAGCAGCGCCAAATCCCGATCCGGGAGTCCCCACGACATAGCACAAATTGAGCAATTTGTCAAAGAAATCCCAACTCGAGAGTCCTTGGGGGGTTTTTACCCAAATATAGGGCGCATGAACTCCACCATAAACGGTTAATCCAGCATCCGAGAGCTTTTGACGGATAATTTGGGCATTTTCCAGGTAAAACTTGATTAAGCCTTGAACTTGGCTTTGTCCTTCTGGAGAGTAAACCGCTTCTGCTCCACGCTGCACCAGATAGGAAACGCCGTTAAATTTGGTGGATTGGCGACGATTCCACAGTTGATGTAGGGTGACTTCTGCACCGTCAGACGCGGTGACTTTTAAGCTTTTGGGAACGACGGTATAGGCACATCGAGTTCCTGTAAATCCCGCATTCTTGGAGAAGGAACGAAACTCGATCGCACATTCCCGTGCGCCTTCGATTTCATAAATAGAATGGGGCAGCTCTGGATCGGTAATAAATGCTTCATAGGCAGCATCAAAGAGAATCACGGAACCATTGGCTCTAGCGTAATCGACCCAAGCTTTCAGGTCAGCCTTAGATGCGGTTGCCCCCGTGGGATTATTGGGGAAACAGAGATAAATTAGATCTACGGGGCGATCGGGAATTTTGGCGGTAAAGTTATTCTCGGCTGTAATGGGCAGATAGAATAAGCCTTCATATTCGCCCTTATCATTGACTGGTCCAGTATGACCCGCCATGACATTAGTATCCACATATACTGGATAAACGGGATCGGTGACAGCAATGGTGTTACCCTTGCCGAAAATGTCCAAAATATTGCCTGTATCGCACTTACCGCCATCGGAGACAAAGATTTCCGATGCATCAATCTCACATCCCCGTGCTTGGAAATCCTGACTAGCAATCTTTTCCCGTAACCAAGCATACCCCTGTTCTGGGCCATATCCTTTAAATGTAGCCCGATCGCCCATGTCCTCCACTGCCTTAATCATTGCTGTGCGGCAAGCTTCGGGTAAAGGTTCCGTTACATCTCCAATACCTAGCTTAATAATGGGAGCATCCGGATTAGACTCAGTAAACACTCTCACCCGTCGGGCAATTTCTGGGAATAAATAACCCGCCTTCAACTTGAGATAATTTTCGTTAATCGTGACCATTGTGGCTTTATTGAGACTCTTTCTATCAGCTTAGGCGTAAACCGGTATCATAGGAAGATCTCCGATCGCCAGTCATGAGAGATGAGCTAGTCATCTTTGAGTTGGGTGAAGGTAATGTCGAGTAGGGCAGGTTAACATTGAGGTGTAACCCACCCCCACAGATTATGCTTTCTTCAGCCAGCTAAACATAGCTCGTAGGTCTTTCCCTACCTCTTCGATGGGATGTTCAGCTTCTTGACGGCGCATGGCATTAAATCCGGCTTTACCCGATTGATTTTCTAACACAAATTCACGGGCGAATTGACCGCTTTGGATTTCTTCGAGGATTTTCTTCATTTCGGCGCGGGTTTCGTCGGTGATAATCCGATGTCCGCGAGTATAATCGCCATATTCAGCCGTATTGGAGATACTATCGCGCATTTGGGCCAAGCCGCCTTCGACCACCAAGTCTACAATTAACTTGACTTCGTGGAGGCATTCAAAATAGGCTAATTCCGGTTGATATCCTGCCGCTACCAGCGTTTCAAAACCGCTCTTAATTAGGGCACTTAAACCACCGCAGAGGACAGCTTGTTCGCCAAATAAGTCAGTTTCAGTTTCTTCGCGGAACGTGGTTTCCAGGATACCCGCACGAGTACCGCCTACACCTTTAGCATAAGCCATGGCGCGATCGCGAGCTTGTCCTGTTGCATCTTGATAAACCGCAAATAAACAGGGAACTCCTTCCCCTTGTTCATAGGTTCGCCGCACCAAATGTCCCGGCCCCTTTGGCGCTACCATAATGACATCTACATTTGCTGGAGGAACCACTTGACCAAAGTGGATATTAAAACCATGGGCAAAGGCTAAAACATTACCTTCACTCAGGTTCGGGGCAATTTCATTCTGATAAACCGTCTTTTGCACCTCATCAGGCAGTAAAATCATAATCAGGTCTGCTGCTTTCGCGGCATCCGCAACAGGTTTAACCGTTAACCCGGCAGCTTCTGCTTTGGCTGTTGACTTACTCCCCTCATACAACCCCACAATCACCTTAACCCCACTCTCCTTTAAATTCAGCGCATGGGCATGTCCTTGGGAACCATAGCCAATAATGGCAACAGTTTTACCGTTCAGTAAATCTAAGTTAGCATCCGCGTCGTAGTACATCCGGGCCATAATCACGATTCTCCTTGGTGATTGATTTGTATTTTATGCCAGCCTTTAAGTTTAGCGCGTTGTGGGGAAAAAAGCAATAGGCAATAGGTAAAACTGCTTCACGTCCATAGGGACTCAACAGCACACTGAAACTCTGGCAAAAGGGGACTTGTGAGGGTATCTTGGTCAGATAGGGTAACAGCTTTTTCTAAACGGGCTTGGTTACGGCGATAGATTTCAATTTCTCGTTGCTGATAATCAACGATCCAGTATTCTCGCACTCCTTGGACAGAATACAACTTTAACTTATTTCGTCGGTCTTGCTTCTTCTCCTTCTCTAACATCGATCAAACCTCAACCACCAACTCTGGCGCACCCCTCAAATCTCCATCATCATCTAACAGTTTGGCAAGACGTTTATGGGAGTTCCAAACTACATCAGGAATCACATCATTACTCTCAGAAAAGATAATCCCAGGACAAAACACGGCTTCTCCCAAATCCGTTTTCTCTGACCATATATTTAAACAGAAATAGACATGACCCATAACCATTTGGTGATGCAAATGGGGCATTTGAGTCCTGAATAATTCTCCATCAATAATTTCATACCTTATGCCATTATCAGGGAACCCTTCTAAATCTTTACTTGTCCAACGGACGGCTTTTACTTCTGATGAACTCATGGTTACAGGGCATCTATAGGATTTTTAAATGAGTTTTAACCGTGTGCCCGTCATCCCCCAGCCCCTTCTCCTGTGGGAGAAGGGGAGAAAAAGTCCCTCTCCCATAGGAGAGGGATTTAGGGAGAGGGCATTTCTATTCGTCTTCCCACAATACTTCTAGAGGACACTGAAAGTCTGGCAAAAGGGGGCTAGTGAGCGTATCTTGCTCAAATAAGGTAACAGCTTTTTCTAAACTTCCTTGATTACGGCGATAGATTTCAATTTCTCGTTGCTGATAGTCAACGATCCAGTATTCTCGCACTCCTTGTACAGAATACAACTTTAACTTCGTTTCTTTATCTCGCTTTTTATCCTTCTCTGACTTCGATAATATCTCAATTACCAACTCTGGCGCACCCGTAAAGTGTCCAGATTCATCTAAAACTTGGGATAGACGTTCGCGGGATATCCACACTAAGTCAGGGATTACATTATCACTATTGGAAAAAATAACTCCAGGACAAAAAAATGGTTTTCCTAAACCTGTTTTTTTTGACCAAATTCGTAGTTCTGTATAAATCGCTCCAGAAATGTCCTGGTGATTTAGATGGGGCGATCTGGTCATGAATAGTTCTCCATCAATAATCTCATACCTCGTGCCATTGTCGGGGAATCCTTCTAAATCATCAATTGTCCAACGGACGGTTTTTACTTCTGATGAAATCATGGTTACACTCAGCCTCTAGAGAGTTGCCAGGGATGGGATAGGGTTCGTCTATGTTAGCGTATTATATGAGCGATCGCCTTTGAGCCTTTGAGCTATAATTCTCTAAATCTATCCTAAGCAAGGGTAACCGGTGGAGTAAGTGAACAAAATGCCTACTGCCGATCAGCTAGAAAGTTTGTATCGGGTGAGCTATCAATTAACATTCATTAGATATTGAGTCTGAGATCGTGCCTAATGGGGAGGTATTCTGATGTATCCAGTCAATTTTGAGGCAATGCAGTGATGACGAATTAAAACGTTACTTTCTCAGCAACCGCGAAGATAAAATGGCTTTTCAGGCTTATTTGGACAGATTTAACCAACGTCCAAAATCACTGATTGCTAGTCCAAATGACCCCAATTTTGACGCGAAGATTCAATCAGCCATTCGGGAAAAACTAAAAACGTTAGAGAGCAATTAGCAGAGCTTTGAGGCAATGAATGACCCAACAAGAGGTATGGTAAGGCTAGTTGGATCGCATCTTACTCATAATTGCCCAAATCCTCAATGAAATATTGGGCAGTGTGGTTTTCGCCTTTGATGGTTTCACCACGACAATTGACTATAACTGTTTCAAAGTCGAACGCTATTAGTTTCTTGCCACTGAGAGATAATTGACTCATGATCACTTTTTAAATTCTCCCTATCTTTAAGAAAGTAAATACCAACTTCTCAATTGCCTATTGCCTAGCGCTTCGCGCTATAGTGCATATTTAAGGATTTGATCTAAGGTGGGCAGGGTTAAAGTTGTCGAAAGTGACTCAATCGCTAATCCTCCTGCCCACCTTACGATGATTTCAATTCCTAATTTTCGACTCTAATCGATATTCATGTCCGGGGAACACTTCAATTTGGTCTGGCCCTGCATTAGTAGTTTCCACACAGACAAACCGAAGATAGTCATCATCACTTAAATCGGCAAATTTAGCAGCTTTTTCAGACCAAGGATTCCAGACAACAGCGCTGCTACTCCCTTTAGAAAGGATCTGAATCTGGCGTTTCCAGGTGGAATCATCAATCGCTAACTTAGGTGGAACATTCATGTAAATGCGATCGACTTCTGAGTCAATCTCTACTACTCCAGCTTGAGATTTTTGCACTCCACCCTCTACTTTATCAATATATTCTGTTCTATCTAAGCCCAAAATCCTGACTCCATCAATATTGCCGACCTGGAAATAGGTATGTAAGGCTTGGGTAATTGTAAAGGGTTCATTCCCTTGGTTACGAGTAATTAAACCCACGGTTAAGGTATCACCAACGACAATGTCAATGACTAATTCCCAAGCATGAGGCCAAAGTTCGCGGGTTTCTGGGGTATCGGTTAATCCTAACTGGATTTGGGTTTCTCCTCCTGGAGTCGTTCCGGTGGACAAAACTGACCAAAACCGATTGCGTACAAACCCGTGACTCGGAAGTGTTGAGTCTTCTGGATGGGGGCCAAACCAGGGCCAGCAAACGGGAATTCCACCGCGCAGTCCTTTTCCCGCTTGGATGCGTGCGCTTTCGCTCAGAAACAGGAGATCCTCCGCTTCAGTCATGGGTTGAAAGGAGAGGACATGACCCCCATAAAGGGCAATGGTAGCCTTGGCGAAGTTATTCTCAATTTGGATAATGGGAAAGCCTTCTACTTCTTCAGGAACCGATATAATGCGATCGGGTGGGAACTCGGTTGTGCCATCAATAAATTTGAGTTGGCCGTCAATTGCATAGCGATCATTGAGTTGATTAATCATAAAATAAACCTGATAATTGAGTCTCAAATGTACCTAGCCGCTTGGCTTTTTATTCCATTATTATCCACCAATCATGCTTCATGGTAAATGCTAATTCTATACCCACCGGATTAACGGACGATCGCGTGGAAAGCCTCTATCGGTCCGGCTTGCATAATAATGTTAATTTACCCAATAGTCGTTCCTATCAAGATATTTTACGCGAAACCGTATTTACCTTCATTAATGGGGTATTCTTTTCGATTTTTATGCTGCTGATTTCCCTGGGACGCTACAGCGATGGAGCGATCGTGATTGCAGTATTGTTTAGTGCGGTGATGGTGAGTGTCTGTCAGGAAATTTGGGCGAAACGCAAGTTAGACCGAGTAGCGTTGTTAACCCGTCCGCGATCGCTGGTAATGCGCAATGGTCAAGAATGCACCCTCGATCCTCGTGAACTGGTTCAGGGGGATGTGCTGCATCTGGTTCCTGGAGAGCAAATCATCCTTGATGGAGAAGTGTTGCAGGGACAAATTGAGGTGGATGAGTCTCTGTTAACGGGGGAAAGTGATGCCATTGTCAAAAAACCGGGCGATCGCCTGCTCTCTGGCACGTTTTGCATTAGCGGCAATGGGTATTATGAAGCACAACAGGTGGGGAAGGAAACCCTTGCTTATCGTCTGGCGTCGGGGGCTAGGGCGGTGCGACAGGTGTATACTCCTTTACAGGAACAGATTAATCTGGTGATTCGCATCTTTATTTTGGTGGCTGGGTTTCTGTGGATTTTAGTGGCGATCGCCGTTCTCAGTCGCACCTTATCGGTGAGCGATGGGGTGCAAAAAGCGGCAGTAATCTCCAGTTTAGTGCCTGCGGGCCTCTATTTATCGATTACTCTAGCCTATGCTCTGGGAGCGGTGCGGATGCTAGATCGAGATATTCTGATTCAACAGGCGAATTCTGTGGAATCCCTGAGCCATGTGGAAATTCTCTGTTTGGATAAGACGGGAACGCTAACCGCGAATCAAATTGAAGTGCATCAGTTAGAGGCAATTAATGGTGAAACGGAGCGTCTAGAGCAGGTTTTAGGCGTTTATGCCGCGAGTTCGACGACTCAAAATGCCACCAGTGAGGCGATCGCTCGTTATTCTCCCCGTTTCCCACAATCGGTTAAGGAGGAAGTTCCCTTTACGTCTGCACGCAAGTGGAGCGGGTGTATTTTTGCTCCTGGGACAGAACAAGGAACCTATGTGCTAGGCGCTCCGGATATCCTAGCGCGCTCGATTCCCCTTTCCGAGGAAATCCGGGAAACGATTCACCAGTGGACGGAACAAGGCTATCGCGTCTTGCTGTTTGCCGGTTCTCCAGAGATTATCAACCTTTACGATACTCCTTTGGAGTCGCTTCGCGAACGCAACAATACGCCCACGATTCCCCCTACCCTCGCCCCTTTGGGATTGGTAATTTTAGGGGATAAATTGCGTCCGGGAGTGTTAGAAACGCTGCAAGGATTTCAACAAGCAGGGGTGCAACTGAAGATTATTTCGGGGGATTATCCGCAGACGGTACAGGCGATCGCCCGTCAGGTGGGATTAGAGGGAAATTTAGCGATGATTTCGGGAGCGGAGTTAGCCCAAATTGAACCGCAAAAATGGCCGCAAGTCGTGCAAGACTATACCATTTTCGGGCGGATTACCCCCGATCAAAAAGCGCAATTGGTGAAAGAATTGCGCCAAAAAGGGATTTATGTAGCCATGATTGGGGATGGAGTGAATGATGTTTTATCCCTGAAACAAGCGAATTTGGGGATTGCCATGGAAAGTGGCAGTAAAGCAACCAAAGCAGTGGCGGATTTAGTGTTATTAAAAGATTCGTTTGTTTCGCTCCCCTTTGCACTGTTGGAAGGGCAACGAATTCAAAACGGAATTCAGGATGTATTGAAGTTGTTTATTATCCGCATTTTTTCATTTACCTTACTCATTTTAGCCACCGGTCAAGTGATTGGTACATTTCCCTTATTGAATAAACATAGTGCTTTGGTGACTGCGCTTTCTGTCGGCTTTCCAACCATGAGTTTGCCCATTTATGCGAAACCGAGAGGGGAACAGGATGGCAATCGGGTTCGCGCTCTCTTTCGGTTTATTTTACCCGCCACATTATCAGTAACTTTAGCCGGATTAATCGTTTATTTAGGCTATTTAGTCACCAGTGTTTGGCGAGCGGTGAGTCAGGGTGGGATGGTGATTGTCGATAATGAGTTATTAGCTATTCCTCGCAGCGCGTTAGTCACCCTCTTAATCTTCTGTGGCTTAACGTTAATGCTGTTTCTCAAACCCCCAACGCGGTTCTGGGTAGCCGTGGAACCCCTGAGCGGAGATTGGCGATATACGAAGGTTGCGGTGAGTTTGTTGGGGTTATACGGGCTGATTTTGGCGATCGCCCCCGTGAGAAACTTCTTTGACTTGACGCTATTATCAGCATCAGATTACGCCTTTATTGTGGCGATCGTTTTGCTGTGGATGTATCTCCTGCGCCTCACCTGGCGACGGAAATGGTTAGAGCGTTTCTTGGGGAAATTTCATTAATTAAATGAGAATAAAAGCGAGTCCTAAACCATTTTAGTTGTGCTAGAATCCCTGCAAACATAAAACGGATTGGTAAACTACCGGCTTAGAGCCTATTTATAAAGTGAATGTTAAGAGCTAGAGAACGGTAAAATCAAGTCTTGCGAACTATAGCGACTCTTTTGTCCCCCTTTCTCCCTATTCCCCTCTTAAGAGAACTTGTATGCATAAACACTTAGATAAATATCCACCTGCACCTGAGTCACGTGAAGAGCATGCCTTACAAATCTTTCCCTACAAAGAAATGTCTCCAGAAGAGTATGCTGCTCGGAATGCACACGATTGGCTTTGCTTCAGCTTTGACGAATATATTTACAACAATAGTGAGTTGAATGAGTGGATTCATACTCTCGGAGAT from Roseofilum reptotaenium CS-1145 includes:
- a CDS encoding DUF6887 family protein, whose product is MAFQAYLDRFNQRPKSLIASPNDPNFDAKIQSAIREKLKTLESN
- a CDS encoding D-hexose-6-phosphate mutarotase, with translation MINQLNDRYAIDGQLKFIDGTTEFPPDRIISVPEEVEGFPIIQIENNFAKATIALYGGHVLSFQPMTEAEDLLFLSESARIQAGKGLRGGIPVCWPWFGPHPEDSTLPSHGFVRNRFWSVLSTGTTPGGETQIQLGLTDTPETRELWPHAWELVIDIVVGDTLTVGLITRNQGNEPFTITQALHTYFQVGNIDGVRILGLDRTEYIDKVEGGVQKSQAGVVEIDSEVDRIYMNVPPKLAIDDSTWKRQIQILSKGSSSAVVWNPWSEKAAKFADLSDDDYLRFVCVETTNAGPDQIEVFPGHEYRLESKIRN
- the ilvC gene encoding ketol-acid reductoisomerase; protein product: MARMYYDADANLDLLNGKTVAIIGYGSQGHAHALNLKESGVKVIVGLYEGSKSTAKAEAAGLTVKPVADAAKAADLIMILLPDEVQKTVYQNEIAPNLSEGNVLAFAHGFNIHFGQVVPPANVDVIMVAPKGPGHLVRRTYEQGEGVPCLFAVYQDATGQARDRAMAYAKGVGGTRAGILETTFREETETDLFGEQAVLCGGLSALIKSGFETLVAAGYQPELAYFECLHEVKLIVDLVVEGGLAQMRDSISNTAEYGDYTRGHRIITDETRAEMKKILEEIQSGQFAREFVLENQSGKAGFNAMRRQEAEHPIEEVGKDLRAMFSWLKKA
- a CDS encoding LL-diaminopimelate aminotransferase, producing the protein MVTINENYLKLKAGYLFPEIARRVRVFTESNPDAPIIKLGIGDVTEPLPEACRTAMIKAVEDMGDRATFKGYGPEQGYAWLREKIASQDFQARGCEIDASEIFVSDGGKCDTGNILDIFGKGNTIAVTDPVYPVYVDTNVMAGHTGPVNDKGEYEGLFYLPITAENNFTAKIPDRPVDLIYLCFPNNPTGATASKADLKAWVDYARANGSVILFDAAYEAFITDPELPHSIYEIEGARECAIEFRSFSKNAGFTGTRCAYTVVPKSLKVTASDGAEVTLHQLWNRRQSTKFNGVSYLVQRGAEAVYSPEGQSQVQGLIKFYLENAQIIRQKLSDAGLTVYGGVHAPYIWVKTPQGLSSWDFFDKLLNLCYVVGTPGSGFGAAGEGYFRISAFNSRENVEEAMSRITDNFKV
- a CDS encoding HAD-IC family P-type ATPase — protein: MVNANSIPTGLTDDRVESLYRSGLHNNVNLPNSRSYQDILRETVFTFINGVFFSIFMLLISLGRYSDGAIVIAVLFSAVMVSVCQEIWAKRKLDRVALLTRPRSLVMRNGQECTLDPRELVQGDVLHLVPGEQIILDGEVLQGQIEVDESLLTGESDAIVKKPGDRLLSGTFCISGNGYYEAQQVGKETLAYRLASGARAVRQVYTPLQEQINLVIRIFILVAGFLWILVAIAVLSRTLSVSDGVQKAAVISSLVPAGLYLSITLAYALGAVRMLDRDILIQQANSVESLSHVEILCLDKTGTLTANQIEVHQLEAINGETERLEQVLGVYAASSTTQNATSEAIARYSPRFPQSVKEEVPFTSARKWSGCIFAPGTEQGTYVLGAPDILARSIPLSEEIRETIHQWTEQGYRVLLFAGSPEIINLYDTPLESLRERNNTPTIPPTLAPLGLVILGDKLRPGVLETLQGFQQAGVQLKIISGDYPQTVQAIARQVGLEGNLAMISGAELAQIEPQKWPQVVQDYTIFGRITPDQKAQLVKELRQKGIYVAMIGDGVNDVLSLKQANLGIAMESGSKATKAVADLVLLKDSFVSLPFALLEGQRIQNGIQDVLKLFIIRIFSFTLLILATGQVIGTFPLLNKHSALVTALSVGFPTMSLPIYAKPRGEQDGNRVRALFRFILPATLSVTLAGLIVYLGYLVTSVWRAVSQGGMVIVDNELLAIPRSALVTLLIFCGLTLMLFLKPPTRFWVAVEPLSGDWRYTKVAVSLLGLYGLILAIAPVRNFFDLTLLSASDYAFIVAIVLLWMYLLRLTWRRKWLERFLGKFH
- a CDS encoding Uma2 family endonuclease, with protein sequence MISSEVKTVRWTIDDLEGFPDNGTRYEIIDGELFMTRSPHLNHQDISGAIYTELRIWSKKTGLGKPFFCPGVIFSNSDNVIPDLVWISRERLSQVLDESGHFTGAPELVIEILSKSEKDKKRDKETKLKLYSVQGVREYWIVDYQQREIEIYRRNQGSLEKAVTLFEQDTLTSPLLPDFQCPLEVLWEDE